A window of the Cicer arietinum cultivar CDC Frontier isolate Library 1 chromosome 6, Cicar.CDCFrontier_v2.0, whole genome shotgun sequence genome harbors these coding sequences:
- the LOC101510943 gene encoding uncharacterized protein: MRGKNKKRKREVEQPTIHPNNKYSENPPDFAHLASLYSSFEPFVQYSHNGHPRIDWTDFNATRELTRVLLHYDHALNWWIPDGQLCPTVPNRSNYIHWLQDLLSSNIIPNTIPTGGKVRGFDIGTGANCIYPLLGASLLGWSFVGSDVTDVAIEWAEKNVNSNPHISELIEIRRVQSNATTPRAEGLHNEESVLSGKIDLSRRTDTEVEPLPILPLDLNACENKNYHGPPILVGVVRDDEKFDFCMCNPPFFESLDEAGLNPKTSCGGTSEEMVCSGGEKAFITRIIEDSTELKHQFRWFTSMIGRKSNLKNLISKLWEVGVTVVKTTEFVQGRTSRWGLAWSFLPLAQKSSTSLPNKNTMSFMLEGLQRQNGAFNVLEDVKSYFSLHGLSCTLNTSSFTVDVVATKDDCDSILKNELPILNQSIYYQPTEKTSNGSSVNLSRDSSCLRISVFQQIPGTLLVKGSLQDRNCLLSGAFSLIFQKLEEALRSKFCTKSV, translated from the exons ATGAGGGGCAAAAACAAGAAGAGGAAGAGAGAGGTTGAGCAACCCACCATTCATCCCAACAACAAGTATTCAGAGAACCCACCTGACTTTGCCCATTTGGCTTCTCTCTACTCATCCTTCGAACCTTTTGTGCAATACTCGCATAATGGGCACCCTAGAATCGATTGGACCGATTTCAACGCAACTCGTGAACTCACCCGTGTATTGCTCCACTATGACCATGCTCTCAACTG GTGGATTCCTGATGGGCAGCTCTGTCCCACTGTACCTAACAGATCTAATTACATTCATTGGCTTCAAGATCTTCTTTCATCTAACATCATTCCAAATACCATTCCAACTGGAGGTAAGGTCAGAGGATTTGATATAGGAACTGGAGCCAATTGCATTTACCCACTTCTTGGTGCGTCCCTTTTGGGATGGAGTTTTGTAGGATCAG ATGTAACTGATGTTGCTATTGAGTGGGCGGAGAAAAATGTTAATAGTAATCCCCATATTTCTGAGTTGATTGAAATTAGGAGAGTTCAAAGCAATGCAACTACTCCCCGTGCGGAAGGGTTGCATAATGAAGAGTCAGTCCTTAGTGGTAAGATAGATTTGTCCAGGAGAACTGACACGGAGGTAGAGCCTTTGCCGATATTACCTCTTGATTTGAATGCATGTGAGAATAAGAATTATCATGGACCTCCCATACTTGTTGGTGTAGTCAGGGATGATGAGAAGTTTGATTTTTGCATGTGTAATCCCCCATTTTTTGAAAGCTTGGACGAAGCTGGACTTAATCCCAAAACTTCTTGTGGTGGCACTTCTGAAGAAATGGTTTGCTCTGGCGGTGAAAAGGCCTTCATTACTCGTATTATTGAAGATAGTACTGAACTGAAGCATCAGTTTAG GTGGTTCACTTCAATGATAGGTCGAAAATCAAATCTCAAGAACCTTATATCAAAACTTTGGGAAGTTGGAGTCACTGTAGTGAAGACAACTGAATTTGTCCAGGGCAGGACGTCCAGATGGGGGCTTGCATGGTCTTTCTTGCCTCTTGCACAGAAGTCATCGACTTCTTTGCCGAATAAGAATACCATGTCCTTCATGCTTGAG GGTCTTCAACGCCAAAATGGTGCCTTTAATGTGTTGGAAGATGTCAAGTCTTACTTTTCTTTGCATGGCCTGTCCTGCACATTGAACACCTCCTCTTTCACAGTGGAT GTTGTAGCAACAAAAGATGACTGTGATTCAATCTTGAAGAATGAACTACCTATTCTCAATCAATCCATTTATTATCAACCTACAGAGAAGACATCTAATGGATCAAGTGTTAATCTCTCTCGTGATAGCTCATGCCTTCGTATATCA GTTTTTCAGCAAATCCCTGGGACATTGTTGGTGAAAGGTTCATTACAAGATAGGAATTGCCTATTATCAG GAGCATTCTCattgatttttcaaaaactgGAAGAAGCATTACGGAGTAAATTTTGTACCAAATCAGTATAG
- the LOC101511249 gene encoding pentatricopeptide repeat-containing protein At1g79490, mitochondrial, whose product MFHNRQLLFTSSNLYKLTHHLPFLSRSHSSTSPTPFSPKFTFLPSTTGFTSTWGIPGLFKDSNFIDKNVSFIRCYCNNSGGSKEWTEEIEYLDESGSVIYKGKGVRSVMPGVDDHVMVGEVKKPFLNALAGAKIVDVVMRWKWGPELETQLDKLQFVPNMTHIAQALKLINDGDARLSLFRWAKRQSWYSPSDDCYVMLFDGLNQRKDFDGIQSLFDEMVGDSSNSGVSLVVSCNRVIRYLAKAERLEVAFCCFKKIQDGGCEVDTETYNSLITLFLNKGLPYKGFEIYESMEKANCSLDSSTYELMIPNLAKSGRLDAAFKLFQEMKGRDFRPGLNIFASLVDSLGKAGRLDSAMKVYMEMRGYGYRPPPTIYVSLIESYVKSGKLETALRLWDEMKLAGFRPNFGLYTLIIESHAKSGKLDIAMSAFSDMEKAGFLPTPSTYACLLEMHAASGQIDHAMKLYNSMTNAGLRPGLSTYTILLTLLANKKLVDVAAKILLEMKAMGYSVDVTASDVLMVYIKEGSVDLALRWLRFMGSSGVRTNNFIIRQLFESCMKNGIYESAKPLLETYVNSAAKVDLILYTSILAHLVRCQEEENERHLMSILSATKHKAHSFMCGLFTGPEQRGQPVLSFVREFFQSIDYELEEGAAKYFVNVLLNYLVLMGQINRARCVWKVAYENKLFPKAIVFDQHIAWSLDVRNLSVGAALIAVVHTLHRFRKRMLYYGIVPRRIKLVTGPTLKIVIAQMLSSVESPFEVSKVVLRAPGDSVMEWFKKPIVQQFLLNEIPSRADILMHKLNILFPNSAPEIRSLSPPKPLLAGRAE is encoded by the coding sequence ATGTTCCATAATCGCCAATTGCTTTTTACTTCTTCCAATCTCTATAAACTCACCCACCATCTTCCCTTTCTTTCTCGCTCTCACTCCTCCACTTCCCCAACACCCTTTTCCCCAAAGTTTACGTTTTTACCTTCTACAACCGGTTTCACTTCCACGTGGGGAATCCCAGGTTTGTTCAAAGATTCAAACTTTATAGATAAAAATGTTAGTTTCATTAGATGTTACTGTAATAATAGTGGTGGGTCTAAGGAATGGACAGAGGAAATTGAATATTTAGATGAATCAGGTAGTGTTATTTATAAGGGTAAGGGTGTTAGGTCTGTGATGCCTGGGGTTGATGATCATGTTATGGTGGGTGAGGTTAAGAAACCCTTTTTGAATGCTTTGGCTGGTGCAAAAATTGTTGACGTTGTTATGAGGTGGAAGTGGGGTCCTGAATTGGAGACCCAATTGGATAAACTTCAGTTTGTACCAAACATGACTCACATTGCTCAAGCTTTGAAGCTTATTAATGATGGTGACGCTCGTTTGAGTTTGTTTAGGTGGGCTAAGAGACAATCTTGGTATTCACCTAGTGATGattgttatgttatgttgttTGATGGTTTGAATCAGCGTAAGGATTTTGATGGGATACAATCGTTGTTTGATGAGATGGTTGGTGATTCTAGTAATAGTGGGGTTTCGTTGGTTGTTTCGTGTAATCGAGTGATTCGGTACTTGGCTAAGGCTGAGAGGTTGGAAGTTGCTTTTTGTTGCTTTAAGAAAATACAGGATGGGGGTTGTGAAGTTGACACGGAAACGTATAATTCGCTTATTACTTTGTTTTTGAATAAGGGTTTGCCTTATAAGGGGTTTGAGATATATGAGAGCATGGAGAAAGCCAATTGTTCGTTGGATAGTTCAACTTATGAGTTGATGATTCCAAACTTGGCAAAGTCGGGCCGTCTTGATGCTGCTTTCAAACTTTTCCAAGAAATGAAAGGAAGAGATTTCCGTCCGGGTTTAAACATTTTTGCATCGCTTGTCGATTCATTGGGGAAGGCAGGGAGATTGGACAGTGCTATGAAAGTTTACATGGAGATGCGAGGTTATGGGTACCGGCCACCCCCTACTATATACGTTTCTTTAATTGAATCTTATGTAAAATCGGGAAAGTTAGAGACCGCTTTGAGGCTTTGGGATGAGATGAAATTAGCAGGGTTCAGGCCAAACTTCGGCTTGTATACGTTGATCATCGAGTCCCATGCAAAATCAGGGAAGCTTGATATTGCTATGTCTGCATTTTCAGACATGGAGAAAGCTGGATTTCTACCGACTCCATCTACGTATGCTTGTCTCTTGGAAATGCACGCTGCGTCTGGACAAATTGATCATGCCATGAAACTGTACAATTCAATGACTAATGCAGGTTTAAGGCCAGGCCTAAGCACTTACACCATTCTTTTAACTCTACTGGCTAATAAGAAGCTGGTGGACGTCGCGGCCAAAATTCTACTTGAAATGAAGGCCATGGGATATTCTGTGGATGTAACAGCTAGTGATGTTTTGATGGTGTATATCAAGGAAGGTTCGGTTGATCTTGCTTTGAGGTGGTTGCGTTTCATGGGTTCGTCTGGGGTCAGAaccaataattttataattaggCAGTTGTTTGAGTCTTGCATGAAGAACGGGATATATGAGTCAGCCAAGCCTCTTCTCGAGACATATGTTAACTCTGCTGCAAAAGTCGATTTGATACTTTACACCTCTATTTTAGCTCATCTTGTCAGGTGCCAAGAAGAAGAGAATGAGAGGCATTTGATGTCCATCCTTAGTGCTACAAAGCATAAGGCACACTCTTTTATGTGTGGACTTTTCACTGGTCCGGAACAGAGAGGGCAACCGGTTTTGTCTTTTGTCAGGGAATTTTTCCAAAGTATTGATTACGAATTGGAGGAAGGTGCTGCAAAGTACTTTGTCAATGTTCTTCTCAATTACCTAGTTCTTATGGGACAGATAAATCGAGCTCGGTGCGTTTGGAAGGTTGCTTATGAGAATAAACTTTTCCCAAAGGCTATAGTTTTTGATCAGCACATTGCTTGGTCACTTGATGTTAGAAACTTGTCGGTTGGAGCCGCCCTTATAGCAGTAGTGCACACTCTTCACAGGTTCAGAAAGCGTATGCTATATTATGGTATTGTCCCGCGACGGATTAAATTGGTGACGGGACCAACTTTAAAGATTGTGATTGCACAGATGTTAAGCTCAGTAGAGTCGCCGTTCGAGGTGAGTAAAGTGGTTCTTAGGGCACCGGGAGATTCTGTCATGGAGTGGTTTAAGAAACCAATAGTTCAGCAGTTTCTTCTGAATGAAATTCCATCTAGGGCTGATATCCTGATGCACAAGCTGAACATACTTTTCCCCAACTCTGCTCCCGAAATTAGATCTCTGTCGCCTCCTAAACCTCTACTTGCAGGCCGAGCAGAGTAA